A window of Macrotis lagotis isolate mMagLag1 chromosome 1, bilby.v1.9.chrom.fasta, whole genome shotgun sequence genomic DNA:
CTTATTGCCACTCTCATTAGAggatattaaaaatgataaaaatgaatgtaCTTTTCATAGCCTaaaagtatcagaggcaggacaGATATTGAGCTGTGAAGGCAACATCTGTCCTGAAGTGGTCTTTCCAGAACACAGATGGATGATCAAAATTGATAGTGAATACTTATAATTATGGAAaccatttttataatgttctctcagCACTCCCAGTTTTGGAGGTATATGGCTTATAAAATATTACTAGTTCAGATGGGGCACAGGAATTTTATGGAATGGAATTTTAGACCTAGAAAGAAACTTCAGATATCTATTTCAATAGCCTACAGTTAGCCCTGACAATCCTAAGGTCATAGAAATTGGTATACCAATATGTATAcctgttttctttttaacaaaatgaaaatgatgaaattaatttaaaatcagAATCAAAATTAAGACTAGATTCAACCTTTCAGTTGAAAATGCAGTATgtcaattcaatgaacattatTAAGCTACATATGTAAGACAATAGGGAGCATTATATAGAATTCAAAAAGGAAGACCTAGTTTAGGTCTTATATAGAGTAACTTTGAGAGaatcagcaagtcacttaacttctcattaCCCTTGGCAACGAACCAAGACTTTAAGTGGTAGACAAGTTGCTGATTTGGACTAGTGGAATTACCCACACTAATTGGCATCACAGTGCCAGACCAAAATATGTAAGCAAGGTGATAGGGAAACCAAAAAAGATAGGTGAGTAGCTTCAAATAATGAGGGTTGAGTGGGATGGGATAAGCACAAGGACAAGTGAGAAACGTGAAAAAGAGAAATCTTTCTATCCTTAAGAGTGCTGTCCCAAACTtatttgttccttcttttttcctcctgtttATTAGTCAAAACTTATCAGACTGGGCAAAAAGCAAACACATACCTACCTTTGCTGAACTTATTCAGATGATGCATCTTTGGGGTATTAAGAAAATTGAGATCATTTGCTGTGAGcccctttttttcctcaaaatcatttaaatttgtcTTCCCATTTTGTTCTCCATGCCTACATTCTCTGATGCTATGGTTTTTCTTATCAAGATCTAAATATGCCCTCAATCCCATCTACTCCAAATTTTTCAGCAGCTTGGCTTATCATTTAATCTGAAATCTTTACCTATTGTTTCCCTATTTGTTTCAAATATGCTCAAATCTTGCCATccataaaatcaaaaaaatcccTTTCATTACATTTACCATGCCCCTCAAATCATTATTCTAttactctcctctctttctcaaaCTCATAGAAAATGCTGACTGCACCCAATGCCTCTGCTTCTTCCCTTCTTATTTAGTCCTCAACATTTTGCAATCTGGTTTCTGATGCTCTGACTCAATTGAAACTGCTTTCCAAAGTTactcttaggttttttttttttgtttttgcaaggcaatggggttaagtagcttgcccaaggccacacagctaggtaattattaagtgtctgaggtccgatttgaactcaggtactcctgactccagggccagtactctatccactgcgccacctagccgccccccaaaattactcttaattgccaaatcttatgtttctttctcagtcttcatttcttctgacccTCAGGCTGCATTTGACACTTTTTAATCAATCTTTCCTTTaagatattttctcctttgattttcatgacCCTACTCTCTCATGGTTCTTTCCttaccttttctttttagttcaaCTTCCATATCAGGACTTCTAATTATCAGTATAAACCAAGATTCCATCCTGGgatctcttttattttctctctacaTTCTTAGTACCTCTTTGCTTCTCACAACTTATATAGATGAGTCACAGATCTATAAATCAAGCCACAGTTTCCCTCTTGAGTTCTAGTCCCACATCAATGGGACCTACTGAACATTTTACACTGGATGTTCTAGACACATTTTAAATTCATCATATTCCCAAAAGAATGACATCTTACACCCTTTTCCAAATGATCCTATTTATGTTCAAAATTCATAATCTTATTTCCAACTCATTTTCACTCATCCCATATATTTGATTAGTCACCCCTTCTTGccattttctgtttctacttATCTCACATCCACTCTTTTTCTCTACTCACACAGTCACCATCTTTAAATCCCTCATCACTTTTGTCCTAGATTACTGCAATGGAGTCCCTGTTTCAAGTGTCTCCCCACTTCAACTCTATTCTCCACAGAtgaaaagtgattttctttaactGCAGATTTGACCACGTCAATTCCCTCCTCAGTAAATTGCAGTGGTTCTGTTGCCTTTTGGCCAAAACATAAATTCCCCTGAATTTCACAATTTGACTTCAATGCTTCTTTACATCTCATCATACATTAATCTTCTTTCAGCATTCTACAGTTTAGTTAAATTAGgattttcttgtttccttctacATAGAACTACACCTCCAATTAACTGGCCCTGGTTGCCCCCATAAATGAAATGTACTTCCTTTTCACCTTCACTTCAtaacttccttcaaagcacagctcaaatgctaccttttagaagaaacctttcctgattcctccaaTTGCTAATACTTGCCTAGCTATGTCCCCTATTTTTTTCCTGTACATACTTATATGTAAACATAGGATTGATTTGTACATATCACGAGTACAAGTTccttaaaaacaacaaatatttcatttttgtctttgaatctctagGACATAGTACTTAGCACATAGAAGGCaattaattcttaatttattattacttaaTAACAAATAAAGCATCATGAGTTGAATGaagatatagaggaaaaaaacaaaacaaaccttgCCCAGAACTCTTCGCATGTACTTTGTGAACCTTCAACACAAATAATGCCAGGCTTCCCAGGCATGCTAAACCCAGAGAGGGAGAGATCTTTTGCCCATtccataatatttttccttttctgtttattGTAAATATGATGGCTATAGATCCAAAGTCTGGTAAAAATGACATCCGCTGAATAAGTTGGATTTGTGTTAATGCTAGTAGAAGATGTAGGTTCTCTTTTGATATAAGTTGATGCATGTTCTTTAACCCATTCTGTTGCATTTAATATACAGACTTCCCCACAGTATCTTTTCTGAAGGTATGCAGTTAGGTCTGTGTTTAGCTGGGACTGCTGGGTTCTATTTAATGAAGGTGATCTGATGAAAAATATAAGCAGAGaaaatctttcttaattttcttagaCCAAATCTCCCATTATTAACAATATATTTGAGTTCTTTACTGTAATTTTTGGCAAAGAGTTTCTATAACATTTGTTGCTGTACATTCTATTACATACCGAACAATAATTTCAGGCAGAATTTCAGGATACTGAAAAGGGAGGGcacaagataaagaaaatataaccTGAAAACAGAGAACAATGTTTTAGGACTTTGTACTAACAACTGATAAGTctacatttcctttaaaaatgaaagtgaattaCCATAGAGTCATCAGAAATCTCTAGTTTTATATTTATGGTAAAGTGAACTTTTGAAGACGGAACTTCTTTAGTTCTCATTTCCACATACTCTTTCAGTTCTGCTAAAGCCAGATGATCATGTACTAGGAATTCATTTTCATCAGGAAACATACTAGAGAGCAGGTCTAATTCAGACAGCTGAGCTTCAGCTTGCTTTATTTCAGTCATTATAGGCTGTTTgggggaaatgaaataaaaaaaggagatattttaaaagcataatttctgataaaacaaatataaaagaattagGCTTTCTAAATTAAGATTGTTATTTAACTATAGCTATTATTTCTCCTTCACCTGAACTTCAGTTGTAATTTTTAGGGTGGTCAAGGTTTTCAAGTAGTGAAGGGGCCTGGTGTAGAGATTATGCTCCACCTGCTAAATGTACTGGTAAGGAAGTTAAGTGTCCTAGAAGTTCATAGATCATAGCAATAAATCTTGCATAGCTGagtgggaggagagaggaagaaggggcagaGTAAAGTCAGACCCATCCCTCTTCACACCCTCTAGTCGCTGTCCTTCTCTGGTCTCCCTTTTAATTCTGACATCTGAACCTCTTTGTTGTAGCATAGTAGAAAGATAACTGGATTCATTATAGTCAAAGACCCTAGTTTCGAATTCTTGTTCTActtttgactttgggcaagttaagGCCCCCTGAGCTGCTCTTTTTTAGGGTCTTTTAGTTAGAATGGACAGAGGGCTGAAGAAGAAACAGTCAATATGGGAGATTTTCCATGATGTATGGGCTCTTTAGAAGTAAGTTTGGAAGGAATCTGAAAAGAATggttcacagatttagaactggatcTCAAAGGAACTTTGGAAGTCCTCTAATTCAAGCCTCTTTTAATAGATGCCCGATGCCCAGAAGATTAAAGagactgacttgcccaaagtcaaaagAGAGTAGAACAAGAATTCGAAACTAGGGTCTTTGACTATAATGAATCCAGTTATGTTTCTACTATCCTACAACAGAGAAAGAGGTCCAGATGTCAGAATTAAAAGGGGAGACCAGAGAAGGACAGCGACTAGAGGGTGTGAAGAGGGATGGGTCTGACTTTCCTGTGCCCCTACTCCTCCCAGTCAAGTCACACAATTGAGAGAGGGGGGGGAGCTgtcagattggggggggggggtaaaggtgGCTCTGCACCTCCTGGACGTCGGAATAACACTGTGGGATGCGTGTGCGCCATACCAGACCCCCTCGCGCTACTCAGGCTGATGgaggatttttttaaggttttttttttttgcaagggaatgaagttaagtgtcttgcccaaggccacacagctaggtcattattaagcgtcagaggccgcatttgaacccaggtactcctgactccagggccggcgctctatgcACCGGAGGGTTTTTGGCCGCTTTCTTCCATGCTCACCTAAGATTTCGGTTCCAGGTGAGAATCCATAATCCATAACCCCCTTATTCCCCACGTCCCCTGCCGCCAGGTTGGCGCTCCCGGAAAGGTCCCCCCCCCAGCCGTTTTCCTGCGTGGGTAAAGACCCACGTGCACCCGGGCTCTTCGGTGAGGTGGTCTAGAATCCAATCTGCGCGCCCCGGCCCCGGCAGGCCCCTCTCTGACTTTACCTGAGGGACGGCCGCGCGACTCCCCAGCCCGGGGCGCGGGACTTCCGGCTCGGCCGCCGAGCGTGCGCGCGCATCCCGAGCAGGCCGTGCCGGCCGTGCCGCCCGCGCCGCCCGGCCTGGAAGATGCGGGCCTTTAGTTCCTATCCCATCATGCCCCTTTCCGGAAATTAACGCCGCCGGGCCGGGCCGTTTCTGCCTTCCGACTCTGCCCCGGCGGAGTCGTCACTTTTCCGAGGTGGGGCCGCGGGGGGATCGCCGACTCCTCAGAGGCGCAGCGATGGGAGCAGTTTCTGCGGGTGAGTCCCATTTCTCTGGACACGCCGTCACAAGTAGGAGGGTGAACCTCACACGCGTCCCTGCCTTCCCCCAGCCCCGCCGGCGCGGCTCTTCTCAGGGCCTTTTCCTTCTTCGACTTCTTTGGCCCCACTGCGGGCTCTTCCGTCCTACTGGCTGCGTGATGCGTCAGTTAAGCGAATTGTCCAATGAGGGAAGTCGGCGGCGGCCTCGCCTTATCGCAATTGATCCGTGCGCTGGCTTTGAGACCTTGAAGTTGCAGAGTTGCCGGGTGGCACCGTTGGGGTGGGTCGGGGGACGCTGGTGGCCAGCTCCGGGGAACCACGTGGTAGGGAGAGCATGTGGGATAGCTTCACGTGGTGCTGGTGCCCGGACCTACCGGCTCTGACCCGGCGAAGAGCGGGCACCCCTGCCAACTGCGTGGAAATGGGATTTGGACTTAAGGCGGTTAACGTCTCCCGGCCTGCTTCCTGCTCCAAGTGCAGCCCTGCGATTAGACAAGATTCTGAAATCTTGTGCTCCTCTAGCAACCTATGGCCAAGAGCTAGTGATAATCATACTCAAAGGAGATCTTATGAttacatttaaacatttttatttttattttttatttaatttcttttattcttttacttataattatattttgagGGAGGAGAAGTTGACCGAGAGGGAGAGGAATGAGACAGAAAAGGATGTGAGCCTAGACTTGTCTAACTGGTTGAGGTGTGGCGTGGGTTTCCTTAAATGTATAATTTACCTAAGGTCATTTCCCTTAAAACTCTCAGACTTTTTGGCATTAATAGATCTGATGATGCTCTTTGACTTACAATGTGTATTTGAAGCACCATACTTGCCCTCGTGAATGTTTTCTATAGTTATAAAGTGTTATGTACTGTATTTCTTTATTGCAGGATTAATTCAAGAACTTTCTTAACCTCAGCAATGCAATGCTTAGTGTGGACTAAGAAGCTTATGTagtagtggaaagagtactgaccTGGGATCATGGGATCCATCTGCCAATACCTAGCTATGTTAGCCTATGTGAAATTAAAGGATCGAATTTTTCTTCTAGTCCTAATATAGGATACAGATAAATGAAAGATGTAGGAGGGCAAAtacctcctttcctcttttttcctattctcccatgcctgatttttcttcttcctaatgGTTCTGTCCTAAGTCTCTATACTTTACTCactaatattataatttttctcctagaATATCTTCTTATGGTATATTGGATAGTTCAGtcctaaatatttattcattactAACTATACGCCAATATTCTGCTAAATGctgtaagaaaataaaaaagaataaaatagaatcttcagtcaacaaacatttattacatacTTGCTGTGTATGTTACAGTTTGGGGATtcagaggcaaaaatgaaactgttCTTTCTCCCAAGAAAGTTATATTCTTGATGAAGAcaatagatacatatataaatatataaaagatacaTATAAATTAGATACAAAAAGTAGCTTTGGATGGGAAAGCACTAGCAGCTGAGGGAAgtaggaaaggcttcctgcagaaaTCAGCACTTGAGCTGAATTTTGGAGAATTCCAAGAGTTAGAGGTAAGGAAGGATAGTATTCATGGAGGACATTgccaagagtcagacacagaaGTTTGTATATCAGTGAGAGAGAGCAAGTATTTCAATATGGTTGGACGTGGAGGGGAACTAATGTGTAAAAAGGCTAAAGAGGTGGAAGGGGCTAGGTTTTGAAGAGGATTGAATGCCTGGTGAAGTTTTTATTTGCTCCTAGTGATAATATGGAGCAACAGGtgtttatttaattgatttgGGATGGGATGACATGATCAAATTTAGGtgtttatttaattgatttgGAATGGGATGACATAATCAGATTTGTGTTTAGTAAGATCACTGTGGTGACTGAAATGGAAGATGGGTtgaaatgtggaaagacttgGGTATAGGGAGACCATTACAAGGTTGTAACAATCCAAATCAAAAGGAATGAGAGCCTAAATTAGGATGGTAGCTGTGTAAATTGAGAGAAGAGGATATAGGAGATGGAGAGATAGAacaaaggaattacaaaaaaataactgCTAAGTTTTGAACTTGGGAGATTTGAagtataataatgataaaaagaatgaaagctagcatttataatgctttacaaatagtatctcactTTACCATTACAAAAATCCAGGGAAGTAGGtgttgttttacagataaggaaaccgggCAAATGAAGGTTAAGGGTCTGAGATCAcacaggaagtatctgaggtcagatttgaattctgatcttatttcctctctaagtctcacatttttttcccttggtacCACTTAGGTACCTCAACAGTTTAGTGGAACCCTTAACAGTTAGGGATGTTTGCAAGAAGGAATAGTTTTTCTGAAGTGTCAACTAGTTGACTCTTAATAGGCAGCTTGTGATACAAAATTGGCCCTCATGAAAGCATTTAGGGCTGATACATTGATCTGAGTGGATACATTTGTATTAGGATACATTATCCTCTGAGAGGATACATAGTAGCCCAAGCTAATGGTATGACTTGAATGCTAGTGTGAATTGcaccagagaagaaaaaaagccaATGTGAATTAGAAGAGTCAGAAAAGGCATCATGGGAGATTTGACATTTAACCTAGAGATCTTGGAGGATGTGTAAGATTTGGTTAGATAGAGAAGAATAGGTGAAGTCATAATATAAGCAAAGGAATGGAGGTAAGAATAAATGTTATGTCCAGGGAGAATGTTACCTTGTTTGTACTGGAAACAACATTGTACTAGGATTTAGAAGACTAGCTACTAGGTTTATTACTTAATTGCTGTATAATATTGTAAAAGTTATAATTttcttgagcttcagtttccttgtgtaatatttttcttcttgatattCAAGACTATGGGACGCAAATGAacttttcatgatttcattgTCACCTCtctgctgatgattctcagatctcactgaaactgcttctctttcctaaGCTCCATGTCCAAATTTTCAACTGCCTGCTTGTGGGACATCTCCAAATGGATATGGTTATAGTTACCATCGTCTCAAACTCAATTGAATTAATTatcttttctccccaaaaggaacAACACTAACTAACAACTAACAAACAAAATCCCTTTTTGCCCAGCTTCTCTATTTCTAAAAGTATCAATTTGTAGTGGTTTGGAcagaaaaaattttgatttttatgaaGTTGACTACCCAAATAAGTTGGAGTGTAATAAGAGGTTAACTAGCTGCTCTGATAATCAATTGAAAACCAAAAATCAATCCCTACTCTATGCTAGACCCAGGCAAAAATTGAGATAGTTTTTGCCCTTGAAGGAGCTTATGATTTTAAATCTATATCCTCAGGTACTGAAAAAATTGGCAAATGTGAATGCTAAACTACTGTAAAAAATATCGAAGCATCCTGGAGAATATTTGAGGTACTATTGCTTGAAAGGGCAAATCTCTCAATTTTCAAAACAGGCAAAAGAATAGGATCTATTAACTATAGACCAGTGAGTTTGACTGCAAATTGCTGGCAAATCCTATATACAATTTAAAGAAGACATGATCACAATGAACTAGTTTGGCATTAGGTAATGGTGGTGTTGATCATGTTAGCAGCAACAGGAACTAGTATTTATAAACCACTTcaagttttgcaaagtgctttctaaaTACTTTCGATTTTGGAACTGAACTCCACACCTGTGGGCTTATCCCTAGTTGCTTTTTCAGTAGACTACTGCTGGACTACTATTATCAGCTACCTGGAAAACACTACAGATCCAGAGGTCCTAAGGAATAAACTTTGAGTCCTCCCTAGTAGGGACTCATCCAGCAGCTAAAATACATTTAGAAATTACTTTGGTCAATGACCTTTCCATCCCCTAAGTTAATTAGGGGAATATGGGATCAGGAAGAAAGGGGATATAATCATAGGAATGGGGGAGAAGAGGGTCACTGTAAATGTTTACAATGcaaaaaagataatagaatgaAGTTGGTTTTGTTTTGAGGTATAAGATCAAATGACCTGCCAAGCAAGGGTCACCCATATAGTAAGTAGTTGAGaccagattttattttatttaattatattttttttaggtttttttttttgcaaggcaaatggggttaagtggcttgcccaaggccacacagctaggtaattattaaatgtgtgagaccggatttgaacccaggtactcctgactccagggccggtgctttatccactactccacctagctgccccgagaccagattttaactcaggttctctCAAATCTAGGCCCACTACtcacactcactctctctctctctctctctctctctctctctctctctctctctctcaattctgCTATCTAGGTGCCCCAACAGAATGAAATGTAGAAGAATGAGAAGAATTTACAAATTAGCAGAATAGTGTTGAACATATAGAATctgtagtaattttttaaaagaaacaaatggtCTGAAATGAAGATTTCAGTTCTTGTAATTTTTAACTTAttcaattttttacatttttagatACACTTTCCTTCTAGATAATCTTTCTCAGCTTTTATAACACTGCTTTCTTGTGATTCTCTTTTTACCTGTCTGACATTCCTCTCCCCTGTGCCTTTTCCTCTATATGCATAGGGCTATCCCTCCAAATCCTATTCAaagttctcttcttttctctctctctataattTCTTGATTATCTCATCAGTTCCTATGGGTACAGTTATGTCTTTCAAAATGACTGCCCCTGGTTTCTGGATTGGGGCCCATAGGTTCCATTCCCCTCCTGTCCTTTTGGATAGGGTAAGCAGGCCTTGTTTGTTACCTCTGCAGTCTAGGATTTCCCCATTATTGAAATTCTGTATTGACTGGGGCTAGACCTATCCTCTCCAATCCTTGGCTTCCCTAGTTGAGATTGGAATAGATATATAATAATGAAGTTCCCTTGATTTACAGAATGAAACCCTGAGTGTTTCTGTGAAGATTGTTTCagtatattttaaatgatttggtTTGTACATACTGTTTAGGCATACTATGGAATAGAAAGCATCCCTAGATGTCATCAAATCcaactttatatttgattttacaatttattttgatattttatttttaatttttaatcttccaaattgttcttAGTTTTTAGAGTATAATGAAAACTTTAGTTCACATTCCTTAAGGGGAACACAGAGGTGACCTAGGGAAgttgggactttttttttaatattttaaagtatcatCTTCAGTAAGACCTTTTATCAAGAATTGAGTTTGATGTAGTTAAAAGAGAACTAGATTGAGAATCAGGAGGTATAAGTACTTTTGGTTTTTTAGTCCTGTAATccaaggcaaatcatttaaatttagctgaagagttaaataaaatgagaataataatacttgtcaTATCTaaggattaagtgagataatatatgtgaaaattGAAATTATGGTATTTTAGGTATGTCTTGTTATGTTTCTGCTtcacaaaaataatatatacatatactcacaTGGTTATTATGGTAACTTTTTCTTATGTTCTAGGAGATTCTTTATGCCTTATTAGGTAATCTGCAGAGTGCTAACATGGGAAGGAAACGTACAAAGGGAAAAACTGTACTGGCTGATGATACTGCTGAAATTTTAGGTATAGTcgattgaattttatttattgattggagGGGGTATTCTTTATGTCTCAAAATATGTTTTCTACTGTATTTCTCCATTAAAATAGAATGAAGCATTTTGACTCTAGAAGGAAAATGGCAGGATTTTATgttatgtgtatatctatatatatttataaaccaaAAACATTTTAAGTATGATAaaagttttgttaaatattctgcacaattacattaaattaaaaagcttttgcacagataaaaccactgtaaccaagataaaaagaaacgtagtaaattgggaaagaatctttacaactaatgattctgacaaaggactcatttctaaaatatacagagacctgagtcatatttttaaaacaaaaagccattccccaattgacaaatgatcaaaggatatgcaaaggcaatttacagatgaggagatcaaagcaatccatagccatatgaaaaattgttctaaatcattaattattagtgaaatgcaaattaaggcttctctgaggtaccacctcacacctctcagattggccaatatgaccaggaagaataatgatcattgttggaagggttgtgggaagtctgggacactattacactgttggtggagccgtgaactcatccaacccttctggagagctatttggaactacacccaaagggcaacaaaaatgtgcataccctttgacccagcagtatcactactgggtctataccctgaagagatgatgaaaaagggtaaaaacattacttgtacaaaaatatttatagcagccctgtttgtggtggcaaagaattggaaatcaagtaaatgtccttcaattggggaatgacttagcaaactgtggtatatgtatgtcatggaacactattgtttattagaaaccaggagggatgggatttcagggaagcctggagggattttcat
This region includes:
- the RWDD2B gene encoding RWD domain-containing protein 2B, whose protein sequence is MTEIKQAEAQLSELDLLSSMFPDENEFLVHDHLALAELKEYVEMRTKEVPSSKVHFTINIKLEISDDSMVIFSLSCALPFQYPEILPEIIVRSPSLNRTQQSQLNTDLTAYLQKRYCGEVCILNATEWVKEHASTYIKREPTSSTSINTNPTYSADVIFTRLWIYSHHIYNKQKRKNIMEWAKDLSLSGFSMPGKPGIICVEGSQSTCEEFWARLRRLSWKRILIRHREDITFDGTHNEMEKQRKFFNFEEKIFETNGNRGNHMDLGQLYQFLNARGCADVFRIYFGIEGQ